A region from the Triticum aestivum cultivar Chinese Spring chromosome 3D, IWGSC CS RefSeq v2.1, whole genome shotgun sequence genome encodes:
- the LOC123075210 gene encoding transcription factor MYB2, producing MDHFDSFGSTGMDAVWMGSCGWPAASATSGEQEAVDLRRGPWTMEEDALLAGHIAKHGEGRWNELACAAGLRRTGKSCRLRWLNYLRPDVRRGDFTPQEQLLILELHFRWGNRWSRIAREMPGRTDNEIKNYWRTRVQKHAKQLKCDVDSRQFRDVMRHLWMPRLVERIQAAATAATPAPILEHAPSPMYHSPETTTVTTSSTAGSSVSLEVQFPSNQLVMTVGSATNWSGAGSEQCGSASARSDDMFDGSWSELLARACDDGADSVVFPNFELGESRDDKWSLEDIWLQHQY from the coding sequence ATGGATCACTTCGATTCCTTCGGGTCAACGGGCATGGATGCTGTCTGGATGGGGTCTTGCGGCTGGCCGGCGGCCTCGGCGACGAGCGGGGAGCAGGAGGCGGTGGACCTCCGGAGAGGGCCGTGGACGATGGAGGAGGACGCGCTCCTGGCCGGCCACATCGCCAAGCACGGCGAGGGCCGGTGGAACGAGCTGGCCTGCGCCGCGGGGCTGAGGCGCACGGGGAAGAGCTGCCGGCTCCGGTGGCTCAACTACCTCCGCCCCGACGTCCGCCGCGGCGACTTCACCCCGCAGGAGCAGCTGCTCATCCTGGAGCTCCACTTCCGGTGGGGCAACCGCTGGTCCAGGATCGCGCGGGAGATGCCGGGCCGGACGGACAACGAGATCAAGAACTACTGGCGGACCAGGGTGCAGAAGCACGCCAAGCAGCTCAAGTGCGACGTCGACAGCCGCCAGTTCCGGGACGTCATGCGGCACCTATGGATGCCCCGCCTAGTCGAGAGGATccaggccgccgccaccgccgccacgcccGCGCCGATCCTGGAACACGCGCCGTCGCCCATGTACCATTCGCCTGAAACGACGACGGTGACCACGTCGAGCACGGCTGGTTCATCGGTGTCTCTCGAGGTGCAGTTCCCGTCCAACCAGCTTGTCATGACCGTCGGCAGTGCGACGAACTGGTCAGGCGCAGGCAGCGAGCAGTGCGGCAGCGCCAGCGCGAGGAGCGATGACATGTTCGACGGGAGCTGGTCGGAGCTCCTCGCTCGTGCGTGCGACGACGGCGCCGACTCTGTGGTGTTCCCCAACTTTGAATTAGGAGAATCCAGAGACGACAAGTGGAGCTTGGAAGACATCTGGTTACAGCACCAGTACTGA